A stretch of the Drosophila sulfurigaster albostrigata strain 15112-1811.04 chromosome 2L, ASM2355843v2, whole genome shotgun sequence genome encodes the following:
- the LOC133850687 gene encoding NADH dehydrogenase [ubiquinone] 1 alpha subcomplex subunit 2 has translation MRVTLSRLASFSPKLKEVRIILDPNDKASKGARKYVERFYPNLKKSNPNLPILVRECAGVKPKLWARYENGQEVSIPLSNQPAPDIQKQLEAVGK, from the exons ATGCGCGTAACTTTGAGTCGATTGGCTAGTTTTTCGCCAAAATTGAAGGAAGTGCGTATTATTTTGGATCCCAACGATAAGGCCTCCAAGGGTGCCAG aaaatatgTTGAAAGGTTTTATCCCAATCTTAAAAAGAGCAATCCTAATCTACCTATTTTGGTAAGAGAGTGTGCTGGCGTGAAACCAAAACTCTGGGCTCGTTATG AAAATGGCCAGGAAGTTTCAATTCCTCTATCAAATCAACCAGCTCCAGacatacaaaaacaattggaGGCAGTGGGCAAATGA
- the LOC133850684 gene encoding probable pseudouridine-5'-phosphatase isoform X2, which translates to MAQKVLRNVTHCIFDMDGLLLDTERIYEEVTRQIAGSYGRQYTVATRFHLMGTTDQRSAEIAIDECQLPLTVPEYLKRYHKMCGERMSNVPLLKGAERLLRHLHANKVPFALATSSGAEMVELKTRKHRELFDLFNHRVCGSSDKEVKNGKPAPDIFLIAADRFADKPEPANCLVFEDSPNGVTAGESAGMQVIMVPDSRLSPDRCSHATQVLSSLEDFQPELFGLPPFKN; encoded by the exons ATGGCGCAAAAAGTACTACGAAATGTGACGCACTGCATCTTTGATATGGACGGCCTGTTGCTGG ACACTGAGCGAATTTATGAGGAAGTCACTAGGCAAATAGCGGGCAGTTATGGCCGCCAATATACAGTGGCGACACGTTTCCACCTGATGGGCACTACGGATCAGCGTTCCGCCGAAATTGCCATCGATGAGTGCCAATTACCTCTGACAGTGCCCGAGTATCTGAAGCGTTATCACAAAATGTGTGGCGAACGGATGTCGAATGTCCCATTGCTAAAAG GTGCCGAGCGCCTTTTGCGTCATCTGCATGCAAACAAAGTGCCTTTTGCCCTGGCAACCAGCTCGGGCGCTGAAATGGTCGAGCTGAAGACGCGCAAGCACCGCGAACTCTTCGATCTTTTCAATCATCGTGTGTGCGGTTCGTCAGACAAGGAGGTAAAGAATGGCAAACCAGCGCCAGATATTTTCCTCATTGCCGCCGATCGGTTTGCGGATAAACCCGAGCCGGCCAACTGTTTGGTATTTGAGGATTCTCCGAATGGCGTTACAGCTGGCGAGAGTGCTGGAATGCAGGTGATCATGGTGCCGGATTCCCGATTGTCGCCGGATCGTTGCTCTCATGCGACGCAAGTGTTGAGCTCTCTGGAAGATTTCCAGCCCGAGTTGTTTGGCCTGCCGCCATTTAagaactaa
- the LOC133850684 gene encoding probable pseudouridine-5'-phosphatase isoform X1, whose translation MAQKVLRNVTHCIFDMDGLLLDTETLYTLAAQMVLDPYGKTYTFEAKQQLMGLQTRPMAEFMVKYYDLPISWEEYAKQQLENTRTLMGDAKLMPGAERLLRHLHANKVPFALATSSGAEMVELKTRKHRELFDLFNHRVCGSSDKEVKNGKPAPDIFLIAADRFADKPEPANCLVFEDSPNGVTAGESAGMQVIMVPDSRLSPDRCSHATQVLSSLEDFQPELFGLPPFKN comes from the exons ATGGCGCAAAAAGTACTACGAAATGTGACGCACTGCATCTTTGATATGGACGGCCTGTTGCTGG ACACCGAGACGCTTTACACGCTGGCCGCCCAAATGGTTCTCGATCCTTATGGCAAAACTTATACGTTTGAGgcaaagcagcagctgatGGGATTGCAGACACGTCCAATGGCCGAGTTTATGGTGAAATACTATGACTTGCCAATTAGCTGGGAAGAGTACGCCAAACAACAGCTGGAGAATACGCGCACTTTGATGGGGGATGCGAAATTAATGCCAG GTGCCGAGCGCCTTTTGCGTCATCTGCATGCAAACAAAGTGCCTTTTGCCCTGGCAACCAGCTCGGGCGCTGAAATGGTCGAGCTGAAGACGCGCAAGCACCGCGAACTCTTCGATCTTTTCAATCATCGTGTGTGCGGTTCGTCAGACAAGGAGGTAAAGAATGGCAAACCAGCGCCAGATATTTTCCTCATTGCCGCCGATCGGTTTGCGGATAAACCCGAGCCGGCCAACTGTTTGGTATTTGAGGATTCTCCGAATGGCGTTACAGCTGGCGAGAGTGCTGGAATGCAGGTGATCATGGTGCCGGATTCCCGATTGTCGCCGGATCGTTGCTCTCATGCGACGCAAGTGTTGAGCTCTCTGGAAGATTTCCAGCCCGAGTTGTTTGGCCTGCCGCCATTTAagaactaa